AGTTTCTAATTCCTCCTGCACCGCCCATGCAAGTTGTACAGTCATCCTTCAAGCAACCTCCTGACAACGGTCTCTCTGTTTTCCAATGCATTGGAATACTAAGATTCCACGTTTTACCAACATTCTTTGTTCATAGGGAATTATTTTAGGCCTATAACCATAATTTGAGCTTGACTAGACCTAACCAAGAAAATATGTATCCAAACTGAAAGACCTGGCTGCCATACTAGTTATTGTTCCCACTCAGCACAAGAATACATGCTATATTCATGTTAAAAGGAAATACTTGCTTGTAGTTTTGTTTGTTTAGAATAAAAATATGTTAAACAAAGGGATAAAAAAGGGATACAATATTTTCAACTTGAGAGCATGATATTCATTTATTTGAGCAAAGAATCCACCTTTTTTCAACTTGAGAGCAAGTTGTCCAATTATTTGTGCAAAAATTCcacctttttttttcaatttgagaGCAAGTTTTCCATTTATTTGTGCAAAAAAGTCCACTATTTTTTGTTTCAACAAGGAAAAAATTTTTGTAACATTAAAATTCTTACCTTACAGCCCAAGATCCAAGTTATACCCAACAATCTCTCTCATTTTACTTATATATTCAAATATCACTAATAAAATCCTTAGTCCTGTATTTTACATCCTTTCCCCATACATGTGACATTTGGAATAAAAGGGTAAGCTTAATCATGCTCTATGATACCAAGTGTTGAGAAATTAATATACTGCATCATTATTTACTTAAGAATTTCTGACCTCCGAGATCATCTTCTTTCAACATGAAACTATCTGTCCTTAAAAGCAAATCATTGTTTAACATTTTACTCATGCATGCATTATCAGAGGCTTTGCATAACCAATCCAGCAAACTACTAATTTAATGTAGCGAGGATATGAATCTAAAATTAATGCATGATTACCAAATGAGATAAGCCAAAACAAAGCACATACCACAATACAATAATTCTCAGAAGATGCCAGCTTCtccatatcatcaacataatttAGAGCTCTATATAAGTACATTAGAAGTGTATCAACCCCCTCCTTCACTGCCAAAGTCAAATCTTTCTGACGAGACACCTCTAGATACCTGAAGCAGGTAACACTAGATTAAAACAATGTTCAGGATATTGCCAGACATGCCATCCATAAATGGATTTATTAAATTTCGACCAAAATTGAAACTCAAATCTTTTTGTAACTGCCATCATTTCATCTTGGTAAAGAGAAAAACAAACATACAAGAACAGAGCTGGAAAAACAAAGGCATAAAGGCAGACTATCTTGAACAGCACCTGATAATGTTCTTAATTGCAGACTCCAGCAATTCAGCCCTGGTTGGTGGATTTGATAGAAAACGTTCATCAACCACAGTTTCTACACCTGCTTTTCTAAGGAAGATAGCCCTTTGAATAGCCAACAATCCATCATCCACAACATCTTCGAGTGGAACAGGAGGAGGATGTAAACCCCAATACCGGtttctaggaacctgaaaaggtTAATTCAACTCCATGATAACAAACCTTCACAAACTTGCAAAGGAGTTTCAGCATGTTCTATGCAAGCAAATGTCATTCAGCAATTCAAATCATATCCAAAACATGCAACTCTTCGTTTACTTGTCGACTGACCAGCATTATAATTATTCTCAATAATTAGTTTAAGTAGGACAGTGCCTAGCTCGTAGATAGATTAATATGTTGATTCCTTAACACATTATCCCTTAAAAACACATGCACTACTGCAGAATGGACAAATCAAACCGTAAGAACGCATGCATTTATAAAACACATACCAGGAGTGACCAACGGTTAGGGTCTCGCATTATAAATGGAAACACTTCAGAAGGCTGCATGGTTTCTGACTGCAAAAAGTGATCCACTGCTTCCTTAAAGTGCAAGTCAAAAAGCAACAGGAAACCCACTTGAGCATGAAAAAGGGAAAGCACTTCCTTAGACAATTCACCTTCACACTCAAGCTCTTCCACCAAGGAGATAGCTTCATTGAAATTCTTTTTTCTCAACAGATCTTTTATTTGTTCTTCTGAAGGAACTTTCCGGAAGCAAATAAGCTGGCAATGTTTAGCACAAAGCAAGAAGATGCATCACAAGTTCGATTATACCAAGAAGCATAGCAGTGGTTATGGGTTGCAACTGAGATCATAAAACTTAGCTTGGAATAGCAGCAAGAGCCACAAACAGAATCACAAATTCAGTCAACAACCAGCTCAGGTCAAAGAAAACAAATCTCTAAGAACTGATAGCTTAGGCAGCAAAGTAAGGTTGATGCACCTAGTCAACGATGATATTAATACATCTATAATATTTCTTGAACCTTTAAATGCAAACCATCAGTAACCAAGCTGAAAAAGTCTTTTTTCAATCATTACGTTTAAAATTTCCTGAAGTACACGTAAATATGCACCCAAATACATTAACATCTTGCCATCAGTACCATGCCATCAGTACCAAGATCAACACATCACATATAATGGAAAGTGCATATGTATGATTACCATATGTACATTTCAAGCAATgccataatatttatttattaatttaactaaaataagTCAGATACCTTTGTAGGAGTAGCAACAGCAGCAAATTCCCCACTCCTGTTTTCCTCATTAGCAACAATACACTGCCCAACTCCTTCAACACCAAAAGTTAATGTTTGAATGCAATTACCCGATTTCTTATGGTACAGATCCATCTTTCCATCCCTCACAACCACTACATACGATGACAAGTCCCCAATTGAATCGGGGCCACCCTTACGAAACACCAAGCTCCCACCAACTGGCTGCCCAAGAGCATCAACAATCACGCCTACATTGTCCACTAACAACAAAACCTCCCAATTTCTCCACAACAGCTTCAACAGTGGCGGCCTAGATAAATCAGGTAATGAAAAAATCACCCCACTTTGCCCGGTAACACACGAAAACAAACTATACCCATTAATTGTACCGACAATTATGGAATCATCAAGCCATACCATAGACTTCACTCCATCAAAGCATTGCATTTCTCTTAGGATCACAAAAGAAGCATTTGCTAAATCGCTGCTTAAAACAAGCTCTATTAACATCAATTTCTTACCAATAACAAGGGCAAAAACGTAATTACCTTCTCGGTTTTGCTCTAAATCCTTTGATTTCACACCATTCGTCCTAACACCTCCGAATTTATCCAAAATCCGTTGCCCTTTTGATGAATTCGAAGCATTATCGGTTAAATCAGTGCTTTGTGAATGGGTTCCTCGGAACCTACGAGCAATAACGCTAACTCCTTTTAAACCACCTAATTTTTTAACCGGATGAATCAAGAGCGAATCCGTTATAAACAAGAACCCATCTGATAATACTAAAACGACACCGATCTCGGAGAGCACGAATATTGATTCCACAGGAGAGCCGGAAACGGAAACAGTGCGGAGAAGAGAAACGTTCCGGGAAAGGGAAGCGAAAGAAACGGATTCAATTGGAGGTGGATTTGGAGTTGGAGTAGGGGTGGGGGTGGGGGTGGGGGTGGGGTTTAGGGAGAGTAAAAGGAGGGAACCGTTTCGTGTGCCGACGTAGAGGGTGGATTGGGATAGAGAGAGGCTGCTGATAGAAAGGTGGTGGGTCGGGAGGTCGAAGTGAGCGAAGGGCTCGACGGCGATGCGAGACTTGAGCTTGGCCATGGTGACGGCGGTGGCGGTGACGGTGCCGGCGGAGGAGAATTCAGGCGAAATGGAAAGAGATCAGCATTGAATTTGTGTTACGAAAGTTCAGAAATCGAGGTAAGAGTGAAGAGTAAACCCGCCTTCAGATACCTACCAGTAAGCAGTAAACCCCGGGCGCGTTCTGGTCAACTTTTGCTTATATGTTAAGCTTGATTGTTCTTTTTAACTAGTGTTTATTTTTCGGGAATTTCATATTTTTCGTTatccccaaaataaaaagaatttcattttctttatatttaagaaaaaaaatagtaCGTAAATTATATATTGGATCCGCTGAACGGCCGAGCCTGTTTTATCTTACTTAAAAGTTATTTATTCGTCATttaaacaattattttatttctatactttattttaataaaacttaggaaaaataatattattttttatttttatgctaAAACTCTATtggtaaaaatgaaaaatatatatatacttcatcaaacatgaaaaaaaatggaagatagaaaatttaaacaaaatgaaGACGAATAACATAGGATTAGCAAAATATTCCATTTTCTTTTTGGATACGATACTTGCTTAATAATAAGAATTTACTTGCAA
The Gossypium arboreum isolate Shixiya-1 chromosome 10, ASM2569848v2, whole genome shotgun sequence genome window above contains:
- the LOC108489481 gene encoding vacuolar sorting protein 3 — its product is MAKLKSRIAVEPFAHFDLPTHHLSISSLSLSQSTLYVGTRNGSLLLLSLNPTPTPTPTPTPTPNPPPIESVSFASLSRNVSLLRTVSVSGSPVESIFVLSEIGVVLVLSDGFLFITDSLLIHPVKKLGGLKGVSVIARRFRGTHSQSTDLTDNASNSSKGQRILDKFGGVRTNGVKSKDLEQNREGNYVFALVIGKKLMLIELVLSSDLANASFVILREMQCFDGVKSMVWLDDSIIVGTINGYSLFSCVTGQSGVIFSLPDLSRPPLLKLLWRNWEVLLLVDNVGVIVDALGQPVGGSLVFRKGGPDSIGDLSSYVVVVRDGKMDLYHKKSGNCIQTLTFGVEGVGQCIVANEENRSGEFAAVATPTKLICFRKVPSEEQIKDLLRKKNFNEAISLVEELECEGELSKEVLSLFHAQVGFLLLFDLHFKEAVDHFLQSETMQPSEVFPFIMRDPNRWSLLVPRNRYWGLHPPPVPLEDVVDDGLLAIQRAIFLRKAGVETVVDERFLSNPPTRAELLESAIKNIIRYLEVSRQKDLTLAVKEGVDTLLMYLYRALNYVDDMEKLASSENYCIVEELETLLDGSGHLRALAFLYASKGMSSKALAIWRILARNYSSGLWKDPGMHDGACVTSGRETAATEASNILEDSSDQDLVLQHLAWIADLNPALAVRILTSEKRTNQLSPDEVIAAIDPKKVEILQCYLQWLIEEQDSDDTRLHTLYALSLAKSAIESFNSESSSQSPDTGRQEHLKTPDIQRESIIQSPVRDRLQIFLQSSDLYDPEEVLDLIQDSELWLEKAILYRKLGQESLVLQILALKLEDSEAAEQYCAEIGRPDAYMQLLDMYLDPQDGKEPMFKAAVRLLHNRGESLDPLQVLETLSPDMPLQLASETILRMLRARLHHHRQGQIVHYLSRAVHIDARLARLEERSRLVQINDESLCDSCHARLGTKLFAMYPDDTVVCYKCFRRQGESTSVTGRDFKQDVLFKPGWLVTR